From the genome of Yersinia enterocolitica, one region includes:
- a CDS encoding molecular chaperone, which translates to MNDFSLVCRVLGSLFYRQPQDPLLAPLFALISQGKLEQHWPLEQGELLARLQQEYQPPAVVADYNALFVGDDRSVSPYGSDYEDACPEAEVRAFLQQRGMPLGDGPTDHFGGLLLAASWLEDQAAEDEIAAQTALFNDYLLPWCGRFLGKVEAHANTGFYRTLAQLSREALQAMWDELSEDTLPN; encoded by the coding sequence ATGAATGATTTCTCTCTGGTGTGCCGGGTTCTTGGGTCACTATTTTATCGCCAACCACAAGATCCGCTACTGGCCCCCCTTTTTGCGCTGATAAGTCAGGGCAAATTAGAGCAGCACTGGCCACTGGAACAAGGTGAGCTGCTGGCGCGTTTGCAACAAGAGTATCAGCCACCGGCGGTGGTCGCTGATTATAACGCGTTGTTCGTCGGCGATGATCGTAGCGTGTCACCTTATGGCAGCGATTATGAGGATGCTTGCCCAGAAGCTGAGGTCAGAGCGTTTTTGCAACAACGAGGGATGCCGCTGGGCGATGGCCCAACTGATCATTTTGGTGGGTTATTATTGGCAGCCTCTTGGTTGGAAGACCAAGCCGCAGAGGATGAGATTGCGGCTCAAACCGCACTGTTTAACGACTATTTACTGCCCTGGTGTGGTCGCTTTCTTGGCAAAGTAGAGGCCCACGCTAACACCGGCTTTTATCGGACGTTGGCTCAGTTGAGCCGCGAAGCGTTACAGGCGATGTGGGATGAGTTGTCTGAAGATACTTTGCCGAATTAA
- a CDS encoding gfo/Idh/MocA family oxidoreductase, whose protein sequence is MKKLRIGIVGLGGIAQKAYLPILTQARDWQLVGAFSPNQIKAQPVCDSYRMRYFSRLDTLAAECDAIFVHSSTASHFKVVSELLQAGIHVYVDKPLAETLEQSEQLIALAAKRHLALMVGFNRRFAPLYQQLKQQVIHPASLRMEKHRQNSVGPNDLRFTLLDDYLHVVDTALWLGGEAAKLLSGTLQTNALGQMLYAEHHFQAGNGLITTSMHRHAGTQRESVQAVSTAACYQVSNMSHWQQESDGQVISLPVASWQTTLDLRGFTGAVQHFIDAVSNQTAPQVSGDEAIYAQRMIEQILQQDTVQ, encoded by the coding sequence ATGAAAAAGCTACGTATTGGTATTGTCGGTTTGGGCGGTATTGCACAAAAGGCCTATTTACCTATTTTGACTCAAGCACGGGACTGGCAACTGGTTGGTGCGTTCTCCCCCAATCAAATCAAAGCACAACCTGTGTGTGACAGCTATCGGATGCGCTATTTTTCTCGATTAGATACGTTAGCTGCTGAATGCGATGCTATTTTTGTTCACAGCAGTACTGCCAGCCATTTTAAGGTGGTCAGTGAACTGTTGCAGGCAGGGATTCATGTTTATGTCGATAAACCGCTGGCCGAAACACTGGAGCAATCCGAACAATTGATAGCACTGGCCGCGAAACGGCACTTGGCACTGATGGTCGGGTTTAACCGACGTTTTGCTCCGCTATACCAACAACTGAAACAACAAGTCATTCACCCGGCATCGCTGCGGATGGAGAAACATCGCCAGAACAGTGTGGGGCCGAATGATCTGCGCTTTACCTTGCTTGATGATTATCTGCATGTGGTGGATACCGCTCTGTGGCTTGGTGGCGAAGCGGCAAAGCTGCTGAGTGGAACGCTTCAGACAAATGCGTTGGGACAGATGCTGTATGCAGAACACCATTTTCAAGCGGGCAATGGTCTGATAACTACCAGTATGCACCGCCACGCAGGGACCCAGCGGGAAAGCGTGCAAGCCGTCAGTACGGCTGCCTGTTATCAGGTTAGTAATATGAGCCACTGGCAGCAGGAGTCGGATGGGCAGGTGATAAGTTTGCCGGTAGCCAGTTGGCAAACCACCTTAGACCTGCGAGGCTTTACTGGGGCAGTGCAGCATTTTATTGATGCAGTAAGCAACCAAACGGCACCACAAGTTTCGGGTGATGAAGCTATTTATGCGCAGCGAATGATAGAGCAAATTTTACAGCAGGATACTGTTCAATAA
- a CDS encoding phosphatase, with translation MYPVDLHMHTIASTHAYSTLHDYIAEAKLKNIKLFAITDHGPDMADAPHYWHFMNMRVWPRLVDGVGILRGIEANIKNLDGDIDCTGPMLDAIDLLIAGFHEPVFPPQDKAANTQAMIAAMAQGNVHIISHPGNPKYPVDIPAIAEAAAKYNVALELNNSSFTHSRKGSEANCRAIAEAVRDAGGWLALGSDSHIAYSLGTFEHCERIIAEVNFPPDRILNVSPRRLLNYLEQRGRPVIPELADL, from the coding sequence ATGTATCCTGTTGATTTACATATGCATACCATCGCCAGCACCCATGCTTACAGCACCCTGCACGATTACATTGCCGAAGCTAAGTTAAAAAATATTAAGCTGTTTGCCATTACTGACCATGGCCCGGATATGGCTGATGCCCCGCATTACTGGCACTTTATGAACATGCGTGTCTGGCCACGGTTGGTAGATGGTGTGGGTATTTTGCGCGGTATTGAGGCTAATATTAAGAATTTGGACGGTGATATCGATTGTACCGGCCCGATGCTTGATGCCATCGACCTGCTAATTGCCGGCTTCCATGAGCCTGTATTCCCGCCTCAAGACAAAGCTGCCAATACTCAGGCAATGATTGCGGCCATGGCACAGGGGAATGTGCACATCATCAGTCATCCCGGTAATCCTAAATATCCTGTTGATATTCCAGCTATTGCTGAGGCAGCGGCAAAATACAATGTGGCGTTGGAGTTGAATAACTCGTCCTTTACGCATTCACGCAAGGGCAGCGAAGCGAACTGCCGGGCGATTGCTGAAGCGGTCCGTGATGCCGGTGGCTGGTTGGCATTAGGTTCTGACTCCCATATTGCCTATTCATTGGGGACTTTCGAACATTGTGAGCGGATTATTGCTGAGGTGAATTTCCCGCCAGACCGTATTTTGAATGTTAGCCCGCGCCGCTTACTGAATTACCTTGAGCAGCGTGGCCGCCCGGTAATCCCTGAGTTGGCTGATTTATAA
- the mviN gene encoding murein biosynthesis integral membrane protein MurJ has product MNLLKSLAAVSSMTMFSRVLGFARDAIVARVFGAGMATDAFFVAFKLPNLLRRIFAEGAFSQAFVPILAEYKSQQGEEATRTFIAYVSGLLTLILAVVTVLGMLAAPWVIFITAPGFTDTPDKFALTSALLRVTFPYILLISLASLVGAILNTWNRFSIPAFAPTFLNISMIGFALFAAPYFNPPVMALAWAVVVGGVLQLGYQLPHLKKIGMLVLPRLSLRDAGVWRVMRQMGPAILGVSVSQISLIINTIFASFLVSGSVSWMYYADRLMEFPSGVLGVALGTILLPSLAKSFSSGNHDEYSRLMDWGLRLCFLLALPSAVALGILAKPLVVSLFQYGKFSAFDAAMTQRALVAYSIGLMGLIVVKVLAPGFYSRQNIKTPVKIAIITLILTQVMNLIFIGPLKHAGLSLSIGLGACLNASLLYWQLRKQKIFQPQPGWAVFLTKLVIGVVVMSAVLLGLLWVMPAWDVGGMAYRLLRLSAVVAAGVIAYFAALALLGFKIRDFARRTS; this is encoded by the coding sequence ATGAATCTACTGAAATCACTGGCAGCCGTCAGTTCCATGACCATGTTTTCCCGCGTATTAGGCTTTGCCCGTGATGCGATAGTGGCGCGGGTTTTTGGTGCCGGGATGGCAACGGATGCCTTCTTTGTGGCATTTAAATTGCCTAATCTATTGCGGCGAATATTCGCGGAAGGGGCATTCTCACAGGCTTTTGTCCCCATACTGGCCGAATATAAAAGTCAACAGGGCGAGGAGGCAACCCGCACTTTCATTGCTTACGTCTCTGGTCTGTTAACCCTGATACTGGCAGTAGTGACTGTTTTGGGGATGTTGGCCGCGCCTTGGGTGATTTTTATTACGGCTCCCGGCTTTACTGATACACCTGATAAGTTTGCGTTAACCTCCGCGCTGCTGAGAGTGACTTTCCCTTATATTCTGCTAATTTCGCTGGCCTCCTTAGTGGGGGCGATCCTTAATACCTGGAATCGTTTTTCTATTCCTGCTTTTGCGCCCACTTTCCTTAATATCAGCATGATAGGTTTTGCGCTGTTTGCCGCACCCTATTTCAATCCACCAGTCATGGCGCTGGCCTGGGCGGTGGTGGTTGGCGGGGTGCTGCAATTAGGCTATCAACTCCCTCATCTGAAGAAGATTGGCATGTTGGTGCTGCCACGGTTATCACTGCGAGATGCTGGCGTCTGGCGAGTTATGCGCCAAATGGGGCCGGCGATCCTTGGTGTGTCAGTCAGCCAAATCTCTTTGATTATTAATACCATTTTTGCTTCATTCTTGGTGTCAGGTTCCGTTTCCTGGATGTATTACGCTGACCGTTTGATGGAGTTTCCGTCGGGGGTGCTGGGCGTGGCGCTTGGCACGATTTTATTGCCCTCACTGGCAAAAAGTTTCTCCAGTGGCAATCATGATGAATATTCCCGACTAATGGATTGGGGACTAAGGTTATGTTTCCTATTGGCGTTGCCAAGTGCTGTTGCATTAGGGATTTTAGCTAAACCGTTGGTGGTGTCATTATTCCAATACGGTAAATTCAGTGCTTTTGATGCGGCAATGACGCAACGGGCGTTAGTGGCCTATTCCATTGGTTTAATGGGGCTGATTGTAGTGAAAGTGTTGGCACCCGGTTTTTACTCGCGTCAGAATATTAAAACGCCGGTGAAAATTGCCATTATCACACTGATATTGACCCAAGTAATGAACCTGATATTCATCGGGCCGCTCAAGCATGCTGGGTTATCACTCTCTATTGGGTTGGGGGCCTGCCTTAATGCCAGCTTGCTATATTGGCAGCTGCGTAAACAGAAAATATTCCAGCCACAACCGGGTTGGGCCGTATTTCTAACCAAGCTGGTTATCGGTGTTGTGGTGATGTCGGCCGTGTTACTGGGGCTGCTCTGGGTGATGCCTGCGTGGGATGTGGGGGGGATGGCCTATCGCTTGTTACGGTTGTCTGCTGTCGTTGCCGCAGGGGTGATTGCCTATTTTGCCGCGCTGGCATTACTCGGATTTAAAATTCGGGATTTTGCCCGCAGAACATCCTGA
- a CDS encoding glycerophosphodiester phosphodiesterase, with protein sequence MKNKRFYFISLLFTLCVNPLSASPLIVAHRAGTADFPENTRHAISKALSNNADIIWVSVQLSKDGVLVLYRPKDLSELTNGSGLVSDHSWQELQLLDAAYHFKSDDQYTFRGWGVKIPSLHHILLSFPKARFTIDIKSPDVDPKIIANAITEMRESILSPDRIVFYSTEKKYLDALPDYISKFETRNKTRKILATAVMADECIIAKNKGNSFISNQNRHYAFELRREVKVVEKFTLGKGTTRTQLVWNQQAMDCFKQSEDAKILLIGINSAKDYQLAKDLGADYVMVDSPLQAKNWR encoded by the coding sequence ATGAAAAATAAGCGATTTTATTTTATTTCTTTATTATTCACCCTGTGTGTTAACCCCCTATCAGCCTCGCCGTTAATCGTTGCTCATCGTGCAGGAACAGCCGATTTCCCAGAGAACACTCGACATGCCATCAGTAAAGCGTTATCAAATAATGCTGATATTATTTGGGTCTCGGTTCAACTTAGTAAAGATGGTGTTTTAGTACTATATCGGCCCAAAGATTTGAGCGAATTGACTAACGGCAGCGGCCTGGTCTCTGACCACTCTTGGCAAGAATTACAGTTATTAGATGCGGCCTATCACTTTAAAAGTGACGATCAGTATACATTCCGCGGATGGGGGGTAAAGATCCCCTCATTACATCATATTTTATTATCGTTCCCAAAAGCAAGATTCACTATAGATATTAAGTCTCCTGATGTAGATCCAAAAATAATAGCGAATGCCATAACAGAAATGAGAGAAAGCATTCTCTCACCTGACCGCATTGTTTTCTATTCTACTGAGAAAAAATATCTTGATGCGCTACCTGATTATATAAGTAAATTCGAGACACGTAATAAAACCCGTAAAATTTTAGCTACTGCGGTGATGGCAGATGAATGTATAATAGCCAAAAACAAGGGTAATTCATTCATTAGCAACCAGAATAGACATTATGCCTTTGAATTAAGACGTGAGGTAAAGGTCGTCGAGAAATTCACCCTGGGTAAAGGAACAACCCGGACCCAATTGGTTTGGAATCAACAGGCAATGGACTGTTTCAAGCAGAGCGAAGATGCAAAAATTTTGCTGATTGGCATAAACTCTGCAAAAGATTATCAGCTAGCTAAAGATCTCGGTGCCGATTATGTGATGGTTGATTCACCACTGCAGGCGAAAAATTGGCGTTGA
- a CDS encoding multidrug transporter MdtH, with product MALVSQARSLGKYFLLLDNLLVVLGFFVVFPLISIRFVDQLGWAAVLVGLALGLRQLVQQGLGIFGGAIADRFGAKPMIVTGMLMRAAGFAFMAMADEPWILLLACALSGLGGTLFDPPRTALVIKLTRPHERGRFYSLLMMQDSAGAVIGALIGSWLLQYDFHFVCWTGAVIFILAAGWNLWLLPAYRISTVRAPMKEGLMRVLRDRRFVTYVLTLTGYYMLSVQVMLMLPIVVNEIAGSPAAVKWMYAIEAALSLTLLYPLARWSEKRFRLEQRLMFGLLIMTLSLFPIGLISHLQTLFMFICFFYTGSIIAEPARETLGASLADSRARGSYMGFSRLGLALGGALGYTGGGWMYDTGRTLEMPELPWFLLGVIGVITLAGLYWQFNQRRIESAMLSGS from the coding sequence ATGGCCTTGGTATCGCAAGCTCGGAGCTTGGGTAAGTATTTTTTATTGCTTGATAACTTATTAGTTGTGTTGGGTTTTTTCGTTGTCTTCCCACTCATCTCTATCCGATTTGTCGATCAACTGGGTTGGGCTGCGGTGCTCGTTGGCCTGGCCTTGGGGCTAAGGCAACTTGTCCAACAAGGGTTAGGCATCTTTGGTGGTGCCATTGCCGACCGTTTTGGTGCCAAGCCAATGATTGTTACCGGCATGCTAATGCGGGCTGCTGGCTTTGCATTTATGGCAATGGCCGATGAACCTTGGATACTCCTGCTGGCTTGTGCGCTATCTGGCTTAGGTGGCACCCTATTTGATCCGCCGCGTACCGCTTTGGTTATCAAATTAACCCGCCCCCATGAACGTGGCCGTTTTTACTCCCTGCTGATGATGCAAGACAGTGCAGGTGCGGTGATCGGCGCATTAATCGGCAGTTGGTTACTGCAATACGACTTCCATTTTGTCTGTTGGACTGGCGCGGTAATCTTCATTTTAGCGGCAGGCTGGAACCTTTGGTTGCTGCCCGCGTATCGCATTTCTACCGTGCGTGCGCCAATGAAAGAAGGTTTAATGCGGGTGCTACGTGATCGCCGCTTTGTGACTTATGTCCTGACACTAACAGGCTATTACATGCTGTCGGTACAGGTGATGCTCATGCTGCCGATCGTGGTAAATGAGATTGCGGGGTCTCCTGCTGCCGTTAAATGGATGTACGCCATTGAGGCCGCGCTTTCTTTGACATTGCTTTACCCACTTGCTCGCTGGAGCGAGAAACGTTTTCGCCTCGAACAGCGCCTCATGTTTGGGCTATTAATCATGACATTAAGCCTGTTTCCGATCGGCTTGATTTCCCACCTGCAAACACTGTTTATGTTCATTTGCTTCTTCTATACAGGTTCAATTATCGCTGAACCCGCACGTGAAACCCTGGGGGCTTCGCTGGCCGACTCGCGCGCACGTGGCAGCTATATGGGCTTTAGCCGTCTGGGGCTGGCGTTGGGAGGAGCATTAGGCTATACCGGTGGCGGCTGGATGTACGATACTGGCCGAACGCTGGAAATGCCGGAGTTACCCTGGTTCCTGCTGGGCGTTATTGGGGTAATTACGCTGGCCGGGCTTTACTGGCAGTTTAATCAGCGCCGTATCGAGTCTGCCATGCTAAGCGGCAGTTAG
- a CDS encoding 30S ribosomal protein S5 alanine N-acetyltransferase: MFGYHSATPKIRLTTDRMSLRLIHERDAYRMAEYYAENQVFLKPWEPVRDQSHCMPSGWQARLGMIMELQKQGSAYYFILLDPEEKEVRGVANFSNVLRGSFHACFLGYSLGERWQGQGLMFEALQPLIRYMQRQERMHRIMANYMPHNHRSGNLLARLGFEREGYAKDYLLIDGQWRDHVLTALTNKEWTPTR; encoded by the coding sequence ATGTTCGGCTATCATTCAGCAACACCTAAAATACGCCTGACGACGGACCGCATGTCATTGCGGTTGATTCATGAACGTGATGCCTACCGCATGGCTGAGTATTATGCTGAAAATCAGGTATTTCTCAAACCATGGGAACCCGTGCGCGATCAAAGTCATTGCATGCCTTCCGGTTGGCAGGCGCGGCTGGGTATGATCATGGAGCTACAAAAGCAGGGGAGCGCCTACTACTTTATTCTGCTGGACCCCGAAGAGAAAGAAGTGCGCGGAGTGGCTAACTTTAGCAATGTACTGCGAGGTTCGTTCCATGCCTGTTTTCTGGGTTATTCATTAGGTGAGCGCTGGCAGGGTCAGGGTTTAATGTTTGAAGCGTTGCAGCCGCTGATTCGCTATATGCAGCGGCAGGAACGGATGCACCGTATCATGGCTAATTATATGCCGCACAATCATCGCAGTGGCAATTTACTGGCACGCCTTGGATTTGAGCGTGAAGGTTACGCCAAGGATTATTTACTGATTGATGGTCAGTGGCGCGACCATGTGCTGACTGCTTTGACTAATAAAGAATGGACGCCAACTCGCTGA
- a CDS encoding DUF480 domain-containing protein: MKHSLNAQEARVIGCLLEKQVTTPEQYPMSLNGVTVACNQKTNREPVMELSDSEVQQTLDFLLKKHLIRTQSGNRVMKYEHRFCNSEFGNLKFSPAELAVITTLLLRGAQTPGELRTRTNRMYEFADVTETEEVLNQLAIREDGPFVVRLAREPGKRESRFMHLFSGEVAPALAIAESAEGESSALEERVAQLERQVVALTRRLDEVLIQLDD, translated from the coding sequence ATGAAACACAGTTTAAATGCACAGGAAGCCAGAGTTATTGGCTGTTTGCTAGAAAAACAAGTGACAACACCGGAGCAATATCCGATGTCGCTCAATGGCGTGACCGTCGCCTGTAACCAGAAAACCAACCGTGAACCGGTGATGGAGTTATCCGATTCGGAAGTCCAGCAGACACTGGATTTCTTGCTGAAAAAACACCTTATTCGCACCCAGAGCGGTAACCGAGTAATGAAGTACGAGCACCGTTTTTGCAACTCGGAATTTGGCAACCTAAAGTTCTCACCTGCTGAGTTGGCGGTGATTACCACGCTATTATTGCGTGGTGCACAAACACCAGGAGAGCTGCGTACTCGCACTAACCGGATGTATGAGTTTGCCGATGTTACTGAAACAGAAGAGGTATTGAACCAACTGGCAATCCGCGAAGATGGGCCATTTGTGGTGCGTTTAGCCCGTGAACCGGGTAAACGTGAAAGCCGCTTTATGCATCTTTTTAGTGGTGAGGTGGCCCCGGCCTTGGCAATAGCAGAGAGTGCTGAAGGAGAAAGCAGCGCCCTTGAGGAGAGAGTTGCCCAACTTGAACGGCAAGTGGTCGCACTGACACGTCGGTTGGATGAAGTATTGATTCAGTTGGATGATTAA
- a CDS encoding glyoxylate/hydroxypyruvate reductase GhrA produces the protein MNIIFYHPFFEAKQWLSGIQSRLPTAKIRQWRRGDTQPADYALVWQPPQEMLARRVELKGIFALGAGVDAILDQERRSPGTLPTGVPLVRLEDSGMSLQMQEYVVAGVLRYFRRMDEYQLQQQQKVWQPLEPHQHDKFTIGILGAGVLGKSVAHKLAEFGFTVRCWSRTPKQIEGITSFAGKEKLSTFLQGTQLLINLLPNTPETVGILNQSLFSQLNANAYVINIARGAHLLERDLLTAMSVGSVAAATLDVFAEEPLPSMHPFWSHPRITITPHIAAITLPEIAMDQVVANIQAIEAGRVPAGLVDVVRGY, from the coding sequence ATGAATATTATTTTTTATCACCCGTTTTTTGAAGCAAAACAGTGGTTGTCAGGCATACAATCTCGCTTGCCCACGGCGAAAATCAGGCAGTGGCGACGTGGTGATACACAACCAGCGGATTATGCTCTCGTCTGGCAGCCACCACAGGAAATGCTCGCCAGACGTGTTGAACTGAAAGGCATTTTTGCTTTAGGGGCGGGGGTCGATGCTATTTTGGATCAAGAGCGCCGCTCTCCGGGCACATTGCCAACCGGAGTGCCGCTGGTACGATTAGAAGACTCTGGTATGTCATTGCAAATGCAGGAGTATGTGGTAGCCGGTGTATTGCGATATTTCCGCCGAATGGATGAGTATCAACTGCAACAACAGCAGAAAGTGTGGCAACCGCTGGAGCCGCATCAGCATGATAAATTTACCATAGGTATTCTTGGGGCGGGGGTATTAGGTAAAAGCGTGGCCCACAAATTGGCTGAGTTTGGTTTTACCGTGCGTTGTTGGAGCCGTACACCAAAACAGATTGAGGGTATAACCAGTTTTGCCGGCAAAGAGAAACTATCGACTTTCCTGCAAGGGACACAATTATTGATTAATTTGCTGCCCAATACGCCCGAAACTGTCGGTATCTTGAACCAATCGCTGTTTTCACAATTGAATGCTAACGCTTATGTGATCAATATTGCGCGTGGTGCACATTTATTGGAGCGTGATCTATTAACTGCAATGAGTGTTGGGAGCGTTGCAGCGGCGACATTGGATGTATTTGCTGAGGAACCCTTACCGTCAATGCATCCTTTCTGGAGTCACCCACGCATCACTATTACACCGCATATTGCAGCGATAACCCTGCCGGAGATAGCGATGGATCAGGTAGTTGCCAATATTCAAGCCATCGAAGCGGGGAGAGTGCCAGCGGGCCTGGTCGATGTGGTACGAGGTTACTGA